A section of the Bacillus pumilus genome encodes:
- a CDS encoding DUF3967 domain-containing protein — protein MQRSLIKIDKKLFQAIRETQETKKIIAATKQVEKT, from the coding sequence ATACAAAGAAGTCTTATTAAAATAGATAAAAAGCTATTTCAAGCTATAAGAGAAACTCAAGAAACTAAAAAAATAATTGCGGCAACGAAGCAGGTTGAAAAAACATAA
- the arr gene encoding NAD(+)--rifampin ADP-ribosyltransferase, with amino-acid sequence MNDKQQVLDPGPFFHGTKAELKIGDLLEPQYLSNFQEKKSNHIYFTGTLNAAKWGAELARSDAKERIYLVEPLGEFENDPNLTDKRFPGNPTRSYRSKSPLKIVAELGSWERHSDEEIEHMLSSLKKLSEEGKNVIYD; translated from the coding sequence ATGAATGACAAGCAACAAGTTTTAGACCCTGGTCCATTTTTTCATGGGACGAAAGCAGAATTGAAGATTGGGGATCTGCTTGAACCGCAGTATTTATCCAATTTTCAGGAGAAAAAATCAAACCATATTTATTTCACCGGAACATTAAACGCAGCCAAATGGGGTGCTGAATTAGCAAGATCTGATGCGAAAGAGAGAATTTATCTTGTAGAACCGTTAGGCGAGTTTGAAAATGATCCGAATTTGACAGACAAAAGATTTCCCGGCAACCCAACACGTTCTTATCGGTCGAAATCCCCTTTGAAAATTGTCGCAGAATTAGGTTCATGGGAAAGACATTCCGATGAAGAAATTGAACATATGCTGAGCTCTTTAAAGAAATTAAGTGAAGAAGGAAAAAATGTCATATACGATTGA
- a CDS encoding BglG family transcription antiterminator encodes MMMTADPRTYQLIQRLFETKGFVKLEELTASFRLSDRSIRHLIKEANEQLKEAGAKIKTIRGKGYTLLTSDQDAFLLWLHQQKLPARSLVPVMPEERVRFIMRKLLLQQDYLKIDQLAEELFISRMTVSSDLKKGRELLARYGMALVSKPGFGLKIEGDELQKRTCYADLLLEEEPALSHITEREQLHFPDISLETIRSIVLTNLHQESLLIKDIALKNLVIHLAIAIQQTRKNQRIPASTARTQRSPVLVRIAQKIIHQVSDTFHVTLSEDETDYLVMHLLANQTWKEAAQHQTTVEVQQAVAVFLQHIEKMSGHRFADDNILQQDLMLHMKPLLNRIQYGVSLQNPLLHEIKTSYPYPFDLAVSGLNALQLVRTPNEDEAAYVALHIAASFERSQLDTSQKKKAIIVCGSGLGTARLLEIKLKTAFQHELDIVELYSYQDYLMSTTLPCDVIITTVPLASKGKPVIQVSAFFEQHDVQQVNEVIHLLNGHGTPSQELMAFFQERLTILNADLSGKEEVLDALCSRLETYHLVSPSFRSSVLEREQMSSTYLGKGIAMPHPLITNEGTSCVAIAHLKQPIDWQGNQVSLVFLLAIHKDDAAYMNQFFEQAVDLLDNPNRIHSLNQSKTFDELMNALFQ; translated from the coding sequence ATGATGATGACGGCAGATCCTCGAACCTATCAGCTGATCCAGCGGCTATTCGAAACGAAGGGGTTCGTGAAGCTAGAGGAGCTCACTGCCTCTTTTCGCTTATCTGACCGATCCATCCGTCATTTAATCAAAGAAGCAAATGAGCAATTAAAGGAAGCTGGAGCCAAGATTAAAACGATCCGCGGAAAGGGATACACCCTATTAACGAGTGATCAAGATGCCTTCCTGCTTTGGCTTCATCAGCAGAAACTTCCTGCCCGCTCACTCGTCCCCGTCATGCCAGAAGAGCGTGTACGATTCATCATGAGGAAGCTATTGCTTCAACAGGATTACTTAAAAATTGACCAGCTAGCCGAAGAATTGTTTATCAGTCGCATGACAGTCAGCAGTGATTTAAAAAAAGGACGAGAGCTGTTAGCCCGTTACGGTATGGCTCTTGTGTCAAAGCCCGGATTTGGCTTGAAAATCGAAGGAGACGAGCTACAAAAAAGAACATGCTATGCAGACTTACTCCTTGAAGAAGAGCCTGCGCTTTCTCATATCACCGAGCGGGAGCAGCTCCATTTTCCTGATATTTCTCTTGAAACCATTCGATCTATTGTTTTGACGAACCTGCATCAAGAGTCATTGCTCATTAAAGACATTGCCTTAAAAAACTTAGTCATTCACTTAGCGATTGCGATTCAGCAAACACGAAAAAACCAGCGGATACCCGCCAGTACCGCTCGTACACAACGATCACCTGTTTTGGTGAGAATTGCTCAAAAGATCATACATCAAGTGAGTGATACCTTTCATGTCACCTTGTCAGAGGATGAAACAGATTACTTAGTCATGCATCTATTGGCAAATCAAACGTGGAAAGAAGCCGCCCAGCATCAGACGACAGTGGAGGTTCAGCAGGCGGTTGCGGTCTTTCTACAGCACATTGAGAAAATGAGCGGCCATCGATTTGCAGATGACAACATCCTGCAGCAAGACTTGATGCTTCATATGAAACCATTATTAAATCGAATCCAATATGGCGTATCCTTACAAAATCCGCTGTTGCATGAAATCAAAACATCCTATCCATACCCGTTTGATTTGGCTGTCAGCGGGCTGAATGCCTTACAACTGGTGCGGACGCCAAATGAAGATGAGGCGGCATATGTTGCCCTGCATATCGCTGCTTCATTTGAAAGAAGTCAGCTCGACACCTCGCAAAAAAAGAAAGCGATTATCGTGTGCGGGTCTGGATTAGGGACGGCAAGACTGCTTGAAATTAAGTTGAAGACAGCCTTTCAGCATGAACTGGACATCGTCGAGCTTTATTCCTATCAGGATTATCTCATGAGCACCACCCTTCCCTGTGATGTCATCATTACAACGGTCCCACTCGCATCAAAGGGAAAACCAGTGATACAGGTCAGCGCCTTTTTTGAACAACATGATGTACAGCAAGTGAATGAGGTCATTCATTTATTAAATGGACACGGGACTCCCTCGCAAGAACTGATGGCGTTTTTTCAAGAACGATTGACCATATTGAATGCTGACCTATCCGGTAAGGAAGAGGTATTAGACGCATTATGCAGCCGTTTAGAAACGTATCACCTAGTATCGCCTTCTTTTCGATCCTCGGTGCTTGAGCGGGAGCAAATGTCATCTACCTATCTTGGAAAAGGAATTGCCATGCCGCACCCGCTCATCACAAATGAAGGCACATCCTGCGTAGCCATTGCACACTTAAAACAGCCGATTGATTGGCAGGGAAACCAAGTATCACTTGTCTTTTTATTAGCCATTCATAAAGATGACGCAGCCTACATGAATCAATTCTTTGAACAGGCCGTCGATTTACTGGACAATCCAAACCGCATTCACTCCCTGAATCAATCAAAAACATTTGATGAGCTAATGAATGCGTTGTTTCAATAA
- a CDS encoding glycoside hydrolase family 1 protein produces the protein MRYSTLAPFPKDFFWGGSTSAYQVEGAWNEDGKGPSVIDMRASYPEGTTDFKVASDHYHRYKEDVKMFAEMGLKAYRFSIAWTRIIPNGDGEINQKGIEFYHSLIDELRRYDIEPIVTMYHFDLPHALQVKGGWSNRATVDAFERYAKVLFQEYGQKVKYWLTINEQNMMILHGSALGTLDPNLENPKKELYQQNHHMLVAQAKAMTLCHQMLPEAKIGPAPNIALIYPASPKPEDVLAAANYNAIRNWLYLDMAVYGRYNNLAWAYMKEKDILPVIEEGDMDILKSAKPDFIAFNYYTSQTVEASKGDGNDEFARGGDQHLKSGEDGVYKGGNNPYLSKNAFGWEIDPVGFRSTMREIYDRYQLPLIITENGLGAFDKLEEDGSIQDDYRIDYLEKHIEQIKWAITDGVEVFGYCPWSAIDLISTHQGCSKRYGFIYVNRDEFDLKDLKRIRKKSSYWYETLIQQNGENIGE, from the coding sequence ATGAGATATTCAACACTAGCACCATTTCCAAAGGACTTTTTCTGGGGCGGATCTACTTCCGCCTATCAAGTAGAAGGTGCATGGAACGAGGATGGCAAAGGACCATCTGTCATTGATATGAGAGCAAGTTACCCTGAAGGAACAACAGATTTTAAAGTCGCAAGCGATCACTATCACCGCTATAAAGAGGATGTGAAGATGTTTGCAGAAATGGGTTTGAAGGCTTATCGTTTCTCTATTGCATGGACACGGATCATTCCAAATGGAGATGGGGAGATCAATCAAAAGGGGATTGAATTCTATCATTCTCTCATCGATGAGTTGCGCCGTTATGATATTGAACCAATCGTGACAATGTATCATTTTGATCTGCCTCATGCACTTCAAGTAAAAGGCGGTTGGTCAAATCGTGCGACAGTCGATGCGTTTGAACGGTATGCAAAGGTTCTATTTCAGGAGTATGGTCAGAAGGTGAAATATTGGCTGACCATTAATGAACAAAACATGATGATCTTACATGGATCAGCGCTCGGTACACTTGATCCAAATTTAGAAAATCCGAAAAAAGAACTGTATCAGCAGAACCATCATATGCTCGTCGCTCAAGCGAAAGCCATGACGCTTTGTCATCAAATGCTGCCTGAAGCGAAAATTGGACCAGCGCCAAACATTGCGCTCATTTATCCGGCTTCTCCAAAGCCTGAGGATGTACTTGCTGCGGCGAATTACAATGCGATCCGCAACTGGCTGTATCTTGATATGGCTGTCTACGGCCGCTATAACAACCTTGCTTGGGCATACATGAAAGAAAAAGACATTCTTCCTGTCATTGAAGAGGGAGATATGGATATTTTGAAAAGTGCGAAGCCAGACTTCATTGCCTTTAACTACTACACATCTCAAACGGTTGAAGCGAGTAAAGGAGATGGCAACGATGAATTTGCTCGCGGCGGAGATCAGCATTTGAAATCTGGTGAAGATGGCGTATATAAAGGCGGCAACAACCCGTACCTAAGTAAAAATGCGTTTGGCTGGGAGATTGACCCTGTCGGCTTCCGATCAACGATGCGAGAGATTTATGACCGTTATCAGTTACCTCTTATTATCACGGAAAACGGATTGGGTGCTTTCGACAAATTAGAAGAAGATGGATCGATTCAAGATGACTATCGAATTGATTATTTAGAAAAACATATCGAACAAATCAAATGGGCGATCACAGACGGCGTTGAGGTCTTCGGATACTGCCCGTGGTCTGCAATCGATCTAATCAGCACACACCAAGGATGCTCCAAGCGCTACGGATTCATCTACGTCAACCGTGATGAATTTGACCTAAAAGACCTGAAGAGAATTCGTAAAAAGAGCTCTTACTGGTATGAAACATTAATTCAGCAAAATGGAGAGAACATCGGGGAATAA
- a CDS encoding ROK family protein → MRIGGIEAGGTKFVCGYGTTDGTIEHMTSFATGNPIETCQQVIDYFTKHPVDAIGIGAFGPVDVKEHSPSYGTILETPKTAWRQFPFLSTLKQALGLPMKLDTDVNCAALGEARFSLEAEKPASLVYITVGTGIGGGAYIEHRLIHGLLHPEMGHITVQRHPHDSYGGCCPIHHDCLEGLASGPAIEGRYHTLAPMLPEDHPTWSLHAYYLGQMTANLLLTLSPERIILGGGVMKQPAMLPLILEETEKRLHGYLQLPKPLNKIITKPSFDGLSGLMGAIALGTDALQAKGAAQ, encoded by the coding sequence ATGCGAATTGGAGGCATTGAAGCAGGCGGAACAAAATTTGTCTGCGGCTACGGAACAACAGACGGAACGATTGAACACATGACTTCCTTTGCAACAGGAAATCCAATTGAAACATGCCAGCAAGTGATCGATTACTTTACAAAGCATCCAGTCGATGCCATTGGCATTGGGGCGTTTGGGCCCGTCGATGTAAAAGAGCACAGCCCAAGCTATGGGACGATTTTAGAGACACCCAAAACAGCTTGGCGCCAATTCCCTTTCCTCTCTACCTTAAAACAAGCCCTTGGGCTCCCGATGAAGCTTGATACCGATGTGAACTGTGCAGCACTCGGGGAAGCCCGCTTTTCGCTTGAAGCAGAAAAGCCTGCTTCTTTGGTCTATATCACTGTAGGAACTGGGATAGGTGGCGGTGCCTATATTGAACATCGCCTCATTCACGGGTTGCTGCATCCAGAAATGGGTCATATCACAGTACAGCGGCACCCTCATGATTCCTACGGTGGCTGCTGCCCTATACATCATGATTGTTTAGAGGGACTGGCATCTGGACCTGCCATAGAAGGACGTTACCATACACTGGCCCCCATGCTGCCAGAGGACCATCCTACTTGGTCACTTCACGCCTACTATCTCGGGCAGATGACCGCCAATCTATTACTCACCCTTTCACCAGAACGCATCATTCTAGGCGGAGGTGTCATGAAACAGCCCGCTATGCTGCCGCTCATTCTTGAGGAAACAGAAAAGCGGCTTCATGGGTATTTACAACTACCAAAGCCTTTAAATAAAATTATCACCAAGCCATCCTTTGATGGATTATCAGGTTTAATGGGCGCTATCGCTCTTGGTACTGATGCCTTACAGGCAAAAGGAGCCGCGCAATGA
- a CDS encoding APC family permease, whose product MNHLHRRMGTFALMMVGLGSIIGSGWLFGAWRAAQIAGPAAILSWLIGMVVILFIALSYSELGSMFPEAGGMVKYTQYSHGSFIGFIAAWANWIAIVSVIPVEAVASVQYMSSWPWEWAKWTTHLVTKGVLTTEGLMVASVLLVIYFLLNYWTVGLFSKANTFITVFKIVIPGLTIGALLFVGFHSENFTSGTSIAPNGWASVLTAVATSGIVFAFNGFQSPINMAGEAKNPGRSIPIAIVGSILIATVIYVLLQISFIGAVDPSMIVNGWGHLNFNSPFADLAIALGINWLVLILYADAFVSPSGTGITYTATTSRMIYGMEKNKYMPSVLGRLHPIYGVPRPAMFFNLAVSFIFLFLFRGWGVLAEIISVATLISYLTGPVTVMTLRKTGTDLYRPLRIKGLSIIAPLGFVFASLTLYWARWPLTGQVLFIILIGLPIYFYYQAKSKWKGFGRNVKAGAWMVVYLLVMMTISCLGSDKFGGYNVIHYGWDMALITVVSLLFYMWALKSGFETEFLEDAKKINDELRTSSQEAASSKE is encoded by the coding sequence ATGAATCATTTACATCGTAGAATGGGAACTTTCGCTTTAATGATGGTAGGTCTTGGCTCAATCATTGGTTCAGGATGGCTATTCGGTGCTTGGCGTGCCGCTCAAATTGCCGGCCCTGCGGCTATTTTATCCTGGTTGATTGGGATGGTTGTGATTTTATTTATCGCTTTGTCTTATAGTGAACTCGGATCGATGTTTCCAGAGGCAGGCGGAATGGTGAAATATACGCAATATTCACACGGCTCTTTTATAGGATTTATTGCGGCTTGGGCAAACTGGATCGCTATTGTCTCCGTCATTCCGGTTGAGGCGGTGGCTTCTGTCCAGTATATGAGTTCTTGGCCTTGGGAATGGGCAAAGTGGACAACCCATTTGGTCACAAAAGGGGTGTTGACGACAGAAGGACTCATGGTCGCCAGTGTGCTGCTTGTGATTTACTTTCTACTTAATTACTGGACAGTAGGATTATTTTCAAAAGCGAATACATTCATTACTGTGTTTAAAATTGTCATTCCAGGGTTAACCATTGGTGCGCTCTTATTCGTAGGTTTTCATAGTGAGAATTTTACTTCTGGAACAAGTATTGCTCCTAACGGCTGGGCGAGTGTGCTGACAGCTGTTGCGACATCAGGAATTGTGTTTGCCTTCAATGGCTTCCAAAGCCCGATTAATATGGCGGGTGAGGCGAAAAATCCAGGGCGATCCATTCCGATTGCGATTGTTGGATCCATTTTGATTGCGACTGTTATTTATGTACTTTTACAAATTTCCTTTATCGGTGCTGTCGATCCATCCATGATTGTGAATGGATGGGGCCATTTGAATTTTAACTCACCATTTGCTGACCTTGCCATTGCGCTTGGGATTAACTGGCTGGTTCTGATTTTATATGCAGATGCGTTTGTATCCCCTTCTGGTACAGGAATAACGTATACAGCGACGACGTCTCGCATGATTTATGGAATGGAAAAAAATAAGTATATGCCAAGTGTACTTGGTCGTCTGCACCCTATTTATGGCGTGCCTCGTCCAGCGATGTTTTTTAACTTAGCTGTCTCGTTTATCTTTCTGTTTTTATTTAGAGGCTGGGGTGTACTAGCGGAAATCATATCAGTTGCGACACTTATTTCTTATCTGACAGGACCAGTAACGGTCATGACGCTGAGAAAGACAGGGACAGATTTATATCGTCCGCTTCGAATAAAAGGACTCAGCATCATCGCTCCTCTCGGTTTTGTCTTTGCGTCATTGACGCTTTATTGGGCGAGATGGCCGTTAACAGGTCAGGTGCTATTCATTATTCTCATCGGTCTTCCGATCTATTTTTACTATCAAGCAAAATCGAAGTGGAAAGGCTTCGGCCGTAATGTCAAAGCGGGTGCTTGGATGGTCGTGTACTTACTTGTGATGATGACCATTTCCTGCCTTGGTAGTGACAAGTTCGGCGGTTATAATGTCATTCATTATGGTTGGGATATGGCTCTTATTACAGTGGTTTCCTTGCTGTTTTATATGTGGGCACTCAAAAGTGGATTTGAAACAGAATTTCTAGAGGATGCGAAAAAAATCAATGATGAGCTGCGCACTTCTTCGCAAGAAGCCGCATCATCTAAAGAATAA
- a CDS encoding beta-glucoside-specific PTS transporter subunit IIABC, which translates to MSYRQLAEDIMKHIGTEKNVHSLVHCATRLRFTLNDRSKADKDAIEKLNGVVTVMESGGQFQVVIGNTVPEVYREIGEFTNLLEESTSSSAKSGGESTSLFGKFVDIVSGIFTPLLGVMAGAGILKGLLGICINAKWLSPEDTSYQILFAASDSLFYFLPLLLAFTSARKFKANPFVAVTIAGALIYPTIQELSKGGGDVTFFGIPVVLMSYTSTVIPIILAVFVMGYIERFFNKVIHESVKNFITPLILLVTVVPLTLIVFGPFGVYAGNGIAAVLLKVFSFSPTLAGALIAMAWQVLVIFGIHWGLVPVILNNIAVHGKDHIKPATAPAVFSQAGASIGVMLKTKNKKLKSLAGSTAVSAVFGITEPAVYGVTLRLKKPFIAAVISAGVGGAIIGYSQSIAIASGLPSLLTLPIFYGQGFTGFIIGISVSFVLSIVLTYLIGFKDPVDEDETPAPASAPTMENEHGVKAAHVKSPLKGEVIKLEEVQDKAFSSGALGKGAAIIPSEGKLFAPVSGVVTTVFPTGHAYGLTSESGAEVLIHIGLDTVQLGGQHFTPKVVQGQTITEGELLAEFDIEAIQASGLSVTTPVIITNSGEFSDIIETEEKQITPGQSFLHLV; encoded by the coding sequence ATGAGTTATCGTCAATTAGCAGAAGACATTATGAAACACATTGGCACAGAGAAAAACGTTCATTCACTGGTCCATTGCGCTACGAGACTTCGCTTCACATTAAATGACCGATCAAAAGCAGACAAAGATGCCATTGAAAAATTAAATGGTGTTGTGACCGTTATGGAAAGCGGTGGTCAATTTCAAGTCGTCATTGGGAATACTGTACCAGAGGTTTATCGAGAGATTGGGGAGTTTACGAATCTATTAGAGGAGTCCACTTCTTCATCTGCAAAATCTGGTGGAGAGAGCACGAGCCTTTTCGGAAAATTCGTCGACATTGTCTCTGGTATTTTCACACCACTTCTCGGTGTTATGGCGGGTGCTGGTATTTTAAAAGGTCTATTAGGTATCTGTATCAATGCGAAATGGTTATCACCTGAAGATACGTCGTATCAAATTTTATTTGCTGCGTCTGACAGCTTGTTCTACTTCTTGCCATTACTGCTCGCATTCACTTCGGCGAGGAAGTTTAAAGCGAATCCATTTGTCGCTGTGACGATTGCTGGTGCACTTATTTACCCTACCATTCAAGAATTGTCAAAAGGCGGCGGAGATGTGACCTTCTTCGGTATTCCAGTCGTCTTAATGTCTTATACATCAACGGTTATTCCAATCATTTTGGCAGTGTTTGTCATGGGATATATCGAACGTTTCTTTAACAAAGTCATTCATGAAAGTGTCAAAAACTTTATTACACCACTGATCTTACTTGTCACGGTTGTTCCGCTGACACTCATTGTATTTGGACCATTTGGTGTGTATGCAGGGAACGGCATTGCCGCTGTCTTGCTGAAAGTATTCTCCTTTAGTCCTACACTTGCAGGTGCTTTAATTGCGATGGCATGGCAGGTTCTTGTGATCTTCGGTATCCACTGGGGTCTAGTGCCAGTCATTTTAAATAATATCGCCGTCCATGGGAAAGACCATATCAAGCCGGCGACTGCGCCAGCTGTATTTTCACAAGCCGGTGCTTCCATTGGTGTTATGTTGAAAACAAAGAATAAAAAGCTGAAATCATTGGCTGGATCGACAGCGGTTTCTGCCGTGTTTGGGATCACAGAGCCAGCTGTATATGGGGTTACGCTTCGTTTGAAAAAACCATTTATTGCAGCCGTTATCTCTGCCGGAGTCGGCGGTGCAATCATCGGTTATTCACAAAGTATTGCGATTGCGTCAGGACTCCCAAGTTTACTGACACTTCCGATTTTCTACGGACAAGGGTTTACAGGATTCATCATCGGAATCTCGGTCTCGTTTGTTCTATCCATCGTCTTGACTTACTTGATTGGATTCAAGGATCCAGTAGATGAAGATGAAACACCAGCACCGGCTTCCGCGCCAACAATGGAAAACGAACATGGGGTCAAAGCAGCTCATGTGAAAAGTCCTTTAAAGGGTGAGGTAATCAAGCTGGAGGAAGTGCAGGATAAGGCATTCTCATCCGGTGCACTAGGAAAGGGTGCAGCCATCATTCCATCAGAAGGCAAGCTGTTTGCACCAGTATCAGGAGTCGTGACAACGGTGTTCCCAACAGGTCATGCGTACGGCCTTACTTCTGAAAGCGGAGCAGAAGTGCTCATTCACATTGGACTTGATACCGTACAATTAGGCGGGCAGCATTTTACCCCGAAAGTCGTACAGGGGCAAACCATCACTGAGGGCGAACTGCTTGCGGAGTTCGATATTGAAGCCATCCAAGCTTCCGGCCTGTCCGTCACAACACCAGTGATTATTACCAATTCAGGTGAGTTTAGCGATATCATAGAAACAGAAGAAAAACAAATCACACCAGGACAATCATTTTTACATCTCGTTTAA
- the licT gene encoding BglG family transcription antiterminator LicT encodes MQIQKVLNNNVISVIDEQGKEIVVMGRGIAFQRRPGDPVDESLIDKVFRLEDHSVHERMKMLLLEVPYDVVKVTEEMIQYAHTKLNRRLNESLHVSLADHIHYAIERLKKNHLIENSLIWEIKRLYKDEFLVAKDCLEMIEERLHIELPEDEAGFIAMHIINAELNEDMNTTVNITKEVNAILTIVKYHLNMEFDEDSLNFYRFLTHLRFFVQRLINETMLVSEDQDLYQLIKVKYPKAYECAKKIAEYVYQTYHRDLTSEEMLYLSIHLNRLIKREN; translated from the coding sequence TTGCAAATACAAAAAGTTCTAAACAATAATGTCATTAGTGTAATAGATGAACAAGGAAAAGAAATCGTCGTCATGGGGAGAGGTATCGCGTTCCAGCGGCGACCTGGGGATCCGGTAGACGAATCATTAATCGATAAAGTCTTCCGCCTAGAGGATCATTCCGTTCATGAGCGGATGAAAATGCTGCTTCTGGAGGTTCCGTATGATGTGGTCAAGGTGACCGAAGAAATGATTCAATATGCACATACAAAACTGAACCGAAGATTAAACGAAAGTCTGCATGTATCACTCGCAGACCATATTCATTACGCCATTGAACGATTGAAGAAAAATCATCTCATTGAGAATTCGCTCATTTGGGAGATTAAACGCTTATACAAAGATGAATTTCTTGTCGCAAAGGACTGCCTTGAGATGATTGAAGAGCGTCTACATATTGAATTGCCTGAGGATGAAGCAGGCTTTATTGCTATGCATATCATTAATGCAGAGCTCAATGAGGACATGAATACAACGGTCAATATCACAAAAGAAGTAAATGCCATTCTCACCATTGTGAAATATCACCTCAATATGGAATTTGATGAAGACTCACTCAACTTTTATCGTTTTCTCACGCATTTACGCTTTTTCGTCCAGCGTCTGATTAACGAAACAATGCTTGTCAGCGAAGATCAGGACTTGTATCAGCTGATCAAGGTAAAATATCCAAAGGCATACGAATGTGCAAAGAAAATCGCAGAATACGTCTATCAAACCTATCACCGAGACCTTACATCAGAGGAGATGCTGTATCTTTCTATTCATTTGAATCGATTGATCAAACGAGAAAATTAA
- a CDS encoding rhodanese-related sulfurtransferase, with translation MEKQYRVLLYYQYVPIEDPETFTAEHLAFCKELGLLGRILISSEGINGTVSGTIEQTDKYMEALKEDPRFASMPIKIDEADGHAFKKMHVRHRNELVNLSLEDDVNPLELTGKHLSPVEFYEQMQSPDTVVIDARNDYEFDVGHFRGAVRPDIETFRELPEWIRDNKEILEGKKILTYCTGGVRCEKFSGWLKREGFEDVSQLDGGIVTYGKDPEVQGKLWDGQCYVFDTRLTVPVNQTEHVVVGKDFFTGEPCERYVNCANPACNRKMIATEESEHKYMRSCSHECRTSERNLYVKQHNLSEEEVQERLAVIEQEQAISQG, from the coding sequence ATGGAAAAGCAATATCGAGTCTTACTTTACTATCAATATGTCCCCATCGAGGACCCAGAGACGTTTACAGCAGAGCATTTAGCATTCTGTAAGGAACTTGGATTATTAGGCCGTATCCTTATCTCATCAGAAGGCATCAACGGAACGGTTTCTGGTACCATTGAGCAAACGGACAAGTACATGGAAGCATTAAAAGAAGATCCGCGCTTTGCGTCTATGCCGATCAAAATTGATGAAGCAGACGGTCATGCGTTTAAAAAAATGCACGTCCGCCATCGAAATGAACTAGTGAATCTGAGCCTTGAAGATGATGTGAACCCGTTAGAATTAACAGGTAAACATCTTAGCCCGGTTGAATTTTACGAGCAAATGCAATCACCTGATACCGTTGTGATTGATGCACGTAATGATTACGAGTTTGATGTTGGTCACTTTAGAGGGGCTGTTCGTCCTGATATTGAGACGTTCCGTGAATTACCGGAGTGGATTCGTGACAATAAAGAGATTCTTGAAGGGAAAAAAATTCTGACGTATTGCACAGGTGGTGTACGTTGTGAAAAATTCTCAGGCTGGTTAAAGCGTGAAGGCTTTGAAGATGTATCTCAGCTTGACGGCGGAATTGTCACGTACGGAAAAGACCCGGAAGTTCAAGGGAAGCTTTGGGATGGTCAATGCTACGTGTTTGATACTCGCTTAACAGTGCCTGTGAATCAAACAGAGCATGTGGTTGTCGGAAAAGATTTCTTCACTGGTGAGCCTTGCGAGCGTTATGTGAACTGTGCAAACCCTGCATGTAACCGCAAAATGATTGCAACAGAAGAAAGCGAGCATAAATATATGCGAAGCTGCAGCCATGAATGTCGTACAAGTGAACGTAACCTATATGTGAAACAGCATAATCTGTCTGAAGAAGAAGTGCAAGAAAGATTAGCTGTGATTGAACAAGAACAAGCGATCTCACAAGGATAG